The following proteins are encoded in a genomic region of Thermococcus henrietii:
- a CDS encoding NADH-quinone oxidoreductase subunit B family protein translates to MWIIRGLRKGVLTSEYPKRVSEEELPFSFPLEAPAECPFGAVEDGRLDYRKCINCRLCNVPFGQKTGLSEVENPLPFRKSLHVFFLDVGTCHACNREVALLHSPNYDIHRLKIFFTPTPKHADVLLVAGCPTDGMIPVLKEAYELMPEPKRVLVLGACANGALCGRKVEDFVPVDGYVPGCPPSPVQIIEGLLKVAGRDVE, encoded by the coding sequence ATGTGGATTATCAGGGGGCTCAGAAAGGGCGTTCTGACGAGCGAGTATCCCAAGAGGGTGAGCGAGGAGGAGCTTCCCTTCAGCTTCCCGCTCGAGGCTCCGGCGGAGTGCCCGTTCGGGGCCGTTGAAGACGGGAGACTTGACTACAGGAAGTGCATCAACTGCCGTCTCTGCAACGTCCCCTTCGGCCAGAAAACCGGGCTGAGCGAGGTTGAGAACCCCCTTCCATTCAGGAAGTCACTCCACGTCTTCTTCCTTGACGTCGGAACCTGCCACGCCTGCAACAGGGAGGTTGCGCTCCTCCACAGTCCGAACTACGACATCCACAGGCTCAAGATATTCTTCACGCCGACGCCGAAGCACGCGGACGTTCTTTTGGTTGCGGGCTGTCCGACCGACGGAATGATTCCGGTCCTGAAGGAGGCCTACGAGCTGATGCCCGAACCCAAGCGGGTCTTGGTTCTGGGCGCCTGCGCCAACGGCGCGCTGTGCGGTAGGAAGGTGGAGGACTTCGTTCCGGTTGACGGCTACGTTCCGGGCTGTCCGCCCAGTCCTGTTCAGATTATAGAGGGCCTCCTCAAGGTCGCCGGGAGGGATGTCGAATGA
- a CDS encoding respiratory chain complex I subunit 1 family protein, with protein sequence MNPEDRVVIGLVQVIVVLLLSPLMVGILKKIEARIESRKGISIFQPYYDLAKFFRKETLIPEGVGPFFVIAPFVAFGAMLTLPWVLPIVGNFPSWLAPTVDFFGGTFIFGLAAMASVLATERTGSYYTGIGATRSVNFGAFAEPVLIMVFFGVAIITGTNNPFLMNHRVTAEGWYLSPTHILITAAFFMLLLFDTGKLPIESHGSNELGMLDQAKGLEYTGPLYALNSWAGYMKSFILMAVFLNVFAVPWGLATSASLVEIAKGIATLFVKMLGLILAFVVVEETLAKIRLFRIIDYLSASFLLAIMGVISFLLGGGAP encoded by the coding sequence TTGAACCCGGAAGACAGGGTGGTTATCGGTTTAGTTCAGGTTATAGTGGTGCTCCTGCTCTCACCCCTAATGGTAGGAATCCTTAAGAAGATAGAGGCGCGCATCGAGTCGAGGAAGGGAATAAGCATCTTCCAGCCCTACTACGACCTCGCGAAGTTCTTCAGGAAGGAGACGCTGATTCCAGAGGGAGTCGGCCCGTTCTTCGTCATCGCGCCGTTCGTAGCCTTCGGTGCAATGCTGACGTTGCCCTGGGTGCTCCCGATAGTCGGCAACTTCCCGAGCTGGCTGGCCCCGACGGTGGACTTCTTCGGCGGGACCTTCATATTCGGCCTCGCCGCGATGGCCTCGGTTCTGGCCACCGAGAGGACGGGAAGTTACTACACCGGGATAGGGGCAACCCGTTCCGTGAACTTTGGGGCCTTCGCGGAGCCGGTCCTCATAATGGTCTTCTTCGGAGTGGCGATAATCACCGGAACCAACAACCCGTTCCTGATGAACCACAGGGTAACGGCGGAAGGCTGGTACCTCAGCCCGACGCACATCCTCATCACGGCCGCGTTCTTCATGCTCCTGCTCTTCGATACGGGAAAGCTCCCAATCGAGTCCCACGGAAGCAACGAGCTCGGAATGCTCGACCAGGCAAAGGGTCTCGAGTACACAGGCCCGCTCTACGCCCTCAACTCCTGGGCGGGCTACATGAAGTCCTTCATCCTGATGGCGGTCTTCCTCAACGTCTTCGCGGTCCCATGGGGCCTCGCGACGAGCGCAAGTTTAGTCGAGATTGCCAAGGGAATCGCGACGCTCTTCGTCAAGATGCTCGGGCTCATCCTGGCTTTCGTCGTCGTTGAGGAGACCCTGGCGAAGATAAGGCTCTTCCGCATCATCGACTACCTTTCCGCCAGCTTCCTCCTGGCGATAATGGGCGTTATCAGCTTCCTCCTCGGGGGTGGTGCGCCGTGA
- a CDS encoding valine--tRNA ligase, with amino-acid sequence MLPKNYDPNEIEPKWQKFWLDEKIYKYELDEKRPSYAIDTPPPFTSGTLHLGHVLSHTWIDIIARYKRMTGYNVLFPQGFDNHGLPTELKVEKEFGISKDQPEKFLQKCVEWTWQAIEAMRNQFIRIGYSADWDLEYHTMDDWYKAAVQKSLLEFYKKGLLYQAEHPVYWCPRCRTSLAKAEVGYVEEDGFLYYIKLPLADGSGHVPIATTRPELMPACVAVFVHPEDERYKDVVGKKVKLPIFEREVPVLADEDVDPSFGTGAVYNCTYGDEQDVVWQKRYNLPVIIAINEDGTMNENAGPYAGLKTEEARKKIAEDLEKMGLLYKKEKIRHRVLRHTERSSCMAPIELLPKKQWFIKVKDFTDEIVKVAKEIDWYPEDMFLRLKDWAESMDWDWVISRQRVFGTPIPFWVCDNGEIILPDEDKLPVDPRFDKPPRKCSDGSEPKPVTDVLDCWVDSSITPLIITKWHEAIKGDEKAKRWFEHNFPTALRPQGTDIIRTWAFYTIFRTYILTGEKPWRDVLINGMVAGPDGRKMSKSYGNVVAPDEVIPKYGADALRLWTALAPPGEDHPFKWETVDYNFRFLQKVWNIYRFAERHLADFDPDKAPEELEPLDRWILSRLHRLIKFATEEMERYRFNLLTRELITFVWHEVADDYIEMIKYRLYGDDEESKLKAKTALYELLYNLMLLMAPFVPHITEELYQNLFRERVGVKSVHLLEWPKFREDRIDEEAEKLGELAREIVGAIRRYKNSHGLALNAKLKHVAIYATDSYEKLKTIERDIAGTMNIERLEVIRGEPALEERITEIKPNFRTVGPRYGKLVPKITTYLKEHAEEVAKALKEAGKVEFEVDGQKVELSKDDVIIRKAVFSEGEEVETAVVGDAVIVFF; translated from the coding sequence ATGCTCCCGAAGAACTACGACCCGAATGAGATTGAGCCCAAGTGGCAGAAGTTCTGGCTCGATGAGAAAATCTACAAGTACGAGCTCGACGAGAAGAGGCCGAGCTACGCGATTGACACCCCGCCCCCGTTCACGAGCGGAACGCTTCACCTCGGTCACGTGCTCAGCCACACCTGGATTGACATCATCGCGCGCTATAAGAGAATGACCGGCTACAACGTTCTCTTTCCCCAGGGCTTCGACAACCACGGGCTTCCAACGGAGCTGAAGGTCGAGAAGGAGTTCGGAATCAGCAAGGACCAGCCCGAGAAGTTCCTCCAGAAGTGCGTTGAGTGGACCTGGCAGGCCATCGAGGCCATGCGCAACCAGTTCATCAGGATAGGCTACTCGGCCGACTGGGACCTGGAATACCACACGATGGACGACTGGTACAAGGCAGCAGTCCAGAAGTCTCTCCTCGAGTTCTACAAGAAGGGCCTCCTCTACCAGGCCGAGCACCCCGTTTACTGGTGCCCGCGCTGTAGGACGAGCCTTGCCAAGGCCGAGGTCGGCTACGTCGAGGAGGACGGCTTCCTCTACTACATCAAGCTTCCCTTAGCTGACGGAAGTGGTCACGTCCCGATAGCGACGACGAGGCCCGAGCTCATGCCCGCCTGTGTTGCCGTCTTCGTCCACCCAGAGGACGAGCGCTACAAAGACGTCGTCGGCAAGAAGGTCAAGCTCCCGATATTCGAGAGGGAAGTGCCGGTTCTGGCTGACGAGGACGTTGACCCGAGCTTTGGAACCGGAGCGGTTTACAACTGTACCTACGGTGACGAGCAGGACGTCGTCTGGCAGAAGCGCTACAACCTGCCGGTCATCATAGCCATCAACGAGGACGGAACCATGAACGAGAACGCCGGGCCTTACGCCGGCCTCAAGACCGAGGAAGCGAGGAAGAAGATTGCGGAAGACCTTGAGAAAATGGGTCTCCTCTACAAGAAGGAGAAGATAAGGCACCGCGTTCTCAGACACACCGAGAGGAGCTCCTGTATGGCCCCGATTGAGCTACTCCCCAAGAAGCAGTGGTTCATAAAGGTCAAGGACTTCACGGACGAGATAGTGAAGGTCGCGAAGGAAATCGACTGGTATCCCGAGGACATGTTCCTCCGCCTCAAGGACTGGGCCGAGAGCATGGATTGGGACTGGGTCATAAGCAGGCAGAGGGTCTTCGGAACTCCAATCCCATTCTGGGTCTGCGATAACGGCGAGATAATACTGCCCGACGAGGATAAGCTTCCGGTTGACCCGCGCTTTGACAAGCCTCCGAGGAAGTGCTCCGACGGAAGCGAGCCGAAGCCCGTCACCGACGTCCTCGACTGCTGGGTTGACTCGAGCATAACCCCGCTGATAATAACCAAGTGGCACGAGGCCATCAAGGGCGACGAAAAAGCCAAGCGCTGGTTCGAGCACAACTTCCCGACCGCGCTCAGGCCCCAGGGAACCGACATCATAAGGACGTGGGCATTCTACACGATATTCAGGACCTACATACTTACCGGCGAGAAGCCCTGGCGCGACGTCCTCATCAACGGAATGGTCGCCGGGCCCGATGGAAGGAAGATGAGCAAGAGCTACGGCAACGTCGTTGCCCCGGATGAGGTCATTCCGAAGTACGGCGCCGACGCTCTGAGGCTCTGGACGGCCCTCGCCCCACCCGGAGAGGACCACCCGTTCAAGTGGGAGACCGTAGACTACAACTTCCGCTTCCTGCAGAAGGTCTGGAACATCTACCGCTTCGCCGAGAGACATCTCGCTGATTTCGACCCGGACAAAGCGCCAGAGGAGCTCGAACCGCTCGACCGCTGGATTCTCAGCAGACTCCACAGGCTCATCAAGTTCGCCACCGAGGAGATGGAGCGCTACCGCTTCAACCTTCTGACGAGAGAGCTGATAACCTTCGTCTGGCACGAGGTCGCCGACGATTACATTGAGATGATTAAGTACCGTCTCTACGGCGACGACGAGGAGAGCAAGCTGAAGGCTAAGACGGCGCTCTACGAGCTCCTCTACAACCTGATGCTCCTGATGGCGCCCTTCGTCCCGCACATCACCGAGGAGCTCTACCAGAACCTCTTCCGCGAGCGGGTTGGCGTTAAAAGCGTTCACCTCCTTGAATGGCCGAAGTTCAGAGAGGACAGAATCGACGAAGAGGCCGAGAAGCTCGGTGAGCTGGCGAGGGAAATAGTCGGTGCGATAAGGCGCTACAAGAACTCTCACGGCCTCGCCCTCAACGCCAAGCTCAAGCACGTAGCCATCTATGCAACGGACTCCTACGAGAAGCTCAAGACCATCGAGAGGGACATAGCCGGAACGATGAACATCGAGAGGCTTGAGGTCATCAGGGGTGAGCCGGCTTTAGAGGAGCGCATAACCGAGATAAAGCCCAACTTCAGAACCGTTGGGCCGAGATACGGCAAGCTCGTGCCGAAGATTACCACCTACCTCAAGGAGCACGCGGAAGAGGTTGCCAAGGCGCTCAAGGAGGCCGGAAAGGTCGAGTTCGAGGTCGACGGTCAGAAGGTCGAGTTGAGCAAAGACGACGTCATCATCAGGAAGGCGGTGTTCAGTGAGGGCGAAGAGGTCGAGACGGCAGTAGTTGGGGACGCGGTTATAGTGTTCTTCTGA
- a CDS encoding hydrogenase — MINEILNLLGSVVLLTAFFMLTESYMHSLIEAVAFQSVLIGLIIGIVGWEKRIPELIILGGITIAFRALLIPWLLQRDVRKERIWRGREIKTTHHAIVLGLVVAVLAYFLYIPIYRATDNWSGVIAFVLLFLGMLIIASRRNALAQIVGYLSEENALLYLAVMLSPMPMVLEFGILLDMIAFVLLAVVLGAEKRYGPLEVEELVG, encoded by the coding sequence GTGATCAACGAAATCCTAAACCTGCTAGGCTCGGTGGTCCTCCTCACGGCCTTCTTCATGCTCACCGAGTCCTACATGCACTCGCTGATTGAGGCGGTTGCGTTCCAGTCCGTCCTAATCGGTCTGATTATCGGAATAGTCGGCTGGGAAAAGCGGATTCCTGAGCTCATAATCCTCGGCGGAATCACGATAGCGTTCAGGGCACTTCTGATACCCTGGCTCCTCCAGAGGGACGTCAGGAAGGAGAGAATCTGGCGCGGAAGGGAGATTAAGACGACGCACCACGCGATAGTCCTCGGCCTCGTCGTGGCGGTTCTCGCGTATTTCCTCTACATCCCGATCTACAGGGCAACGGACAACTGGAGCGGGGTCATAGCCTTCGTCCTGCTTTTCCTGGGCATGCTCATCATAGCCTCGAGGAGGAACGCCCTGGCCCAGATAGTCGGCTACCTCAGCGAGGAGAACGCGCTCCTCTACCTCGCGGTGATGCTCTCGCCGATGCCCATGGTCCTTGAGTTCGGGATACTGCTCGATATGATAGCCTTCGTCCTGCTCGCGGTCGTCTTAGGTGCCGAGAAGCGCTACGGACCGCTGGAAGTCGAGGAGCTGGTGGGGTGA
- a CDS encoding proton-conducting transporter transmembrane domain-containing protein yields the protein MEAVVYLLAIPLIATLLPLISERLGRAIVPGLAFITASMATDMLIRGYTVSSHYFYADWYSMILATTIAWIYFFASLASLYYVERVERPFYPLRLYWSFLSLFALSMIFTAVVSNLGWMWIGLEATTVVSAILIITDGKKRNVEGAWRYMIIASAGLGIAFLSVVITYSFAGTLDVRHLVLSEKAGAVIGLLAIVGFGTKVGLFPMHGWLPDAHGSAPSPVSAMLSGTLLPTALLVYYRLFKASTGLGKEAVYIALTVGILTVLVASILMASQRFVKRLLAYSSMDMMGVATIGIALSYYRPSLLKLVFVLVAVHAFAKGALFISAGSAVSRYGHEIGEINGLMKDSPALGYSFGLSALAVTGAPPFGTFLAELSILGVALSINRWWALLIGTGLLLSFLALNWHSAKMLFGGGKGAEFQRGEELIPLIMTLVALGVSLYAVYLALTGGLVI from the coding sequence ATGGAGGCCGTGGTTTACCTGCTCGCGATACCACTCATAGCAACGCTCCTTCCGCTCATCTCGGAGAGGCTCGGCAGGGCAATCGTCCCCGGGCTGGCCTTCATAACGGCATCAATGGCAACCGACATGCTCATCAGGGGCTACACCGTCTCGAGCCACTACTTCTACGCCGACTGGTACTCGATGATTCTGGCGACGACGATAGCCTGGATTTACTTCTTTGCCTCCCTGGCCTCGCTCTACTACGTCGAGAGGGTCGAGAGGCCATTCTACCCGCTCAGGCTCTACTGGAGCTTCCTCTCGCTCTTCGCGCTCTCGATGATTTTCACCGCCGTCGTCTCGAACCTCGGCTGGATGTGGATTGGGCTTGAGGCGACGACCGTCGTCAGCGCGATACTCATAATCACAGACGGCAAGAAGCGGAACGTCGAGGGGGCTTGGCGCTACATGATTATCGCCTCCGCGGGCCTTGGAATTGCCTTCCTCTCTGTTGTCATAACCTACAGCTTCGCGGGAACCCTCGACGTCAGGCACCTCGTTCTCTCCGAGAAGGCCGGTGCCGTGATCGGACTGCTTGCCATAGTCGGCTTCGGAACAAAGGTCGGCCTCTTCCCGATGCACGGCTGGCTTCCAGATGCCCACGGAAGCGCCCCTTCGCCGGTCAGCGCTATGCTCTCGGGAACGCTCCTCCCAACGGCGCTCCTCGTCTACTACCGCCTCTTCAAGGCATCGACGGGCCTCGGAAAGGAGGCCGTCTACATAGCCCTAACCGTCGGAATCCTGACGGTCCTGGTGGCGTCAATCCTGATGGCCTCGCAGAGGTTCGTCAAAAGGCTCCTGGCTTATTCGAGCATGGACATGATGGGTGTAGCTACCATAGGCATCGCGCTGAGCTACTACAGGCCGAGCCTGCTCAAGCTCGTATTCGTCCTCGTCGCGGTTCACGCCTTCGCCAAGGGTGCCCTCTTCATCTCAGCCGGAAGCGCGGTGAGTAGATACGGCCACGAGATTGGGGAAATCAACGGCCTTATGAAGGACAGTCCGGCACTCGGCTACTCCTTCGGATTATCGGCCCTGGCGGTGACCGGTGCACCGCCTTTCGGAACCTTCCTCGCGGAGCTGTCGATACTCGGGGTGGCCCTCTCGATAAACCGCTGGTGGGCCCTCCTCATCGGAACGGGACTGCTCCTCTCGTTCTTGGCCCTCAACTGGCACTCGGCCAAGATGCTCTTCGGCGGGGGGAAGGGAGCGGAGTTCCAGCGCGGTGAGGAGCTGATACCCCTGATAATGACGCTCGTAGCGCTCGGGGTAAGCCTCTACGCGGTCTACCTTGCACTCACCGGGGGTCTGGTAATATGA
- a CDS encoding proton-conducting transporter transmembrane domain-containing protein, translating into MINPFYAITIGFIVASLLAVLSRKASYALSAILSAGLLVLALVRPEGIDDVSRYFLVVSGIVWLGASLFSLSYDDHYPRLLAGSFAMSIAGMLMILLAKGAVGFLVGWEVMTIASYFGITARENSRREAYKFLAFGELSALLILAGFGLLSVETGSTVFSAWKGSELWSLAFFLAGLGFAVKMAMFPFHVWLPDAHGKAPANLSSLLSAVLTLMGVYGFVRLLLIESPATWVGSFFLLLGGLTAILGAAYAAGTEHVKKLPGYSTVENDGVLLALLGGTVVALNAGNRTLASFALLALLFYAFAHSVAKGLLFLLAGRLENGTGRFPEVRAGRLTAVGVVAGYVSALSLAGVAPFPGFLGEWMGIETLLQSFKIPDARLKVLMVLVGSLVALTAGVAGVAMSKIITHGIQRAGGRRELSAEDIAYAFMGAVLVMVGVLPLAVFELVDSVVGSLAGIKATSFIGGALGIKDGFLVVAKDFGGISPTYLAGLVTVFGVSVYVIARLTVFKRVRRVRAWSGGLSNPEYPPIAHSAILLITEGWLYGTREENGRLYWRERVNIAYEKLSRAYLNFSEWFRHGLMRGSDSVYVAYILLALIVGLVYLLRVL; encoded by the coding sequence ATGATTAACCCGTTCTACGCGATAACCATAGGCTTCATCGTCGCTTCCCTGCTCGCGGTGCTCTCAAGGAAAGCAAGCTACGCGCTCTCGGCCATTCTCTCGGCCGGCCTGCTGGTTCTCGCCCTCGTCCGGCCGGAGGGAATAGACGACGTTTCCCGCTACTTCCTCGTGGTCTCTGGAATAGTGTGGCTCGGGGCCTCGCTGTTCAGCCTGAGCTACGACGACCACTATCCGAGGCTGTTAGCCGGTTCGTTCGCTATGAGCATCGCCGGAATGCTTATGATACTCCTCGCAAAGGGGGCCGTCGGCTTCCTCGTCGGCTGGGAGGTCATGACGATAGCGAGCTACTTCGGGATAACCGCGAGGGAGAACTCGAGGAGGGAAGCCTACAAGTTCCTCGCCTTCGGCGAGCTGAGCGCGCTCCTAATCCTGGCCGGCTTCGGCCTGCTCTCCGTTGAGACCGGCTCCACGGTGTTTTCAGCATGGAAGGGCTCTGAACTCTGGAGCCTTGCGTTCTTCCTGGCAGGCCTCGGCTTCGCGGTTAAGATGGCCATGTTTCCGTTCCACGTCTGGCTTCCGGATGCACACGGCAAGGCCCCGGCGAACCTTTCCTCGCTCCTGAGCGCGGTTCTGACGCTCATGGGGGTCTACGGGTTCGTCAGACTGCTCCTCATTGAGAGTCCTGCCACGTGGGTGGGCTCGTTCTTCCTCCTGCTCGGTGGGCTGACTGCCATACTTGGAGCGGCCTACGCGGCCGGCACCGAGCACGTCAAGAAGTTGCCAGGTTACAGCACCGTCGAGAACGACGGCGTTCTGCTGGCGCTCTTAGGCGGAACCGTCGTCGCCCTGAACGCTGGCAACAGGACGCTGGCTTCCTTTGCACTGCTGGCGCTTCTCTTCTACGCCTTCGCCCACAGCGTTGCAAAGGGCCTGCTCTTCCTGCTCGCGGGGAGGCTTGAGAACGGAACCGGGCGCTTCCCCGAGGTCAGGGCCGGCAGGCTCACCGCCGTCGGCGTCGTCGCGGGCTATGTCTCCGCCCTCAGCCTGGCCGGCGTAGCCCCGTTCCCGGGCTTCCTCGGCGAATGGATGGGCATAGAGACGCTCCTCCAGAGTTTCAAGATACCGGACGCCAGGCTCAAGGTCCTCATGGTCCTCGTGGGGTCGCTCGTTGCGCTAACGGCGGGCGTCGCGGGCGTCGCGATGAGCAAGATAATAACCCACGGAATCCAGCGCGCCGGAGGGAGAAGGGAGCTCTCCGCGGAGGACATCGCCTACGCCTTCATGGGTGCCGTGCTGGTGATGGTGGGAGTTCTCCCGCTGGCGGTCTTCGAGCTCGTTGATAGCGTCGTCGGCTCGCTCGCCGGAATAAAGGCGACGTCCTTCATAGGCGGGGCGCTCGGCATAAAGGACGGCTTTCTTGTTGTGGCCAAGGACTTTGGCGGAATCTCGCCGACCTACCTAGCCGGCCTCGTGACGGTCTTCGGCGTCAGCGTCTACGTTATAGCAAGGCTGACCGTGTTCAAGAGGGTCAGGCGCGTCAGGGCCTGGAGCGGCGGGCTGAGCAACCCGGAGTACCCGCCGATAGCCCACTCCGCAATACTCCTCATAACCGAGGGCTGGCTCTACGGTACGAGGGAGGAGAACGGAAGGCTCTACTGGCGCGAAAGGGTGAACATCGCCTACGAAAAGCTCTCGAGAGCTTATCTGAACTTCTCGGAGTGGTTCAGGCACGGGCTGATGAGGGGCTCGGACAGCGTTTACGTCGCGTACATCCTGCTGGCGTTGATAGTTGGTCTCGTATATCTGCTCAGGGTCCTTTGA
- a CDS encoding MFS transporter translates to MGSLSSAVLGPYLSLWLKSVGLSFSEIGLVQSVSELAQLLTDFPTGGLADRHGRVRVYSIGSSLFGLGLIVVGLLRGLWGVLAGASLSGLGSALVSGTMVPWLYDALGDRKQVKDVLSRLKALSGPVRFAGGFLGGALAGFAPNAPVVTAGILAMASGLMASLLLPDNRGKAELGYSGILRRGLHVVLGDRRLHLLLLSSFLLSFTGRAFFTFWMLLLKGRGLPDEALGPLFATMLLSTSLGALLARKLEPSPKTVTLTSTLLGVEVALLGLVPDLWGSVALLFAVEVTLGARGPLMAVLRNDLIPSEVRSTVSSTLGTMGSGFTAIANVAIGLLAGKFGLGTAYLVAGLTGALSALPIWGLTFLSAPGEGGNIPEKPGGR, encoded by the coding sequence GTGGGCTCGCTGAGCTCCGCGGTTCTTGGGCCTTACCTGAGCCTCTGGCTTAAGTCGGTTGGCCTGAGCTTTTCTGAGATTGGACTGGTTCAGAGCGTTTCGGAGCTTGCCCAGCTTCTCACGGACTTCCCAACCGGCGGTCTCGCGGACAGGCACGGCAGGGTCCGGGTTTACTCAATCGGAAGCTCCCTCTTCGGCCTCGGACTGATCGTGGTAGGCCTTTTAAGAGGGCTCTGGGGTGTCCTCGCTGGTGCGTCCCTTTCCGGCCTCGGAAGCGCCCTCGTCAGCGGGACAATGGTTCCCTGGCTCTACGACGCCCTTGGAGACAGAAAGCAGGTAAAGGACGTTCTGAGCAGGCTGAAGGCCCTCTCCGGGCCGGTCAGGTTTGCTGGTGGCTTCCTCGGCGGTGCACTCGCCGGGTTCGCCCCGAACGCCCCGGTGGTTACCGCAGGAATTCTCGCGATGGCTTCTGGCCTTATGGCCTCCCTCCTCTTGCCAGACAACAGGGGCAAGGCGGAACTCGGCTACTCTGGAATACTGCGCAGGGGCCTGCATGTGGTCCTTGGAGACAGAAGATTGCACCTGCTCCTCCTCTCTTCGTTCCTGCTGAGCTTCACGGGCAGGGCGTTCTTCACGTTCTGGATGCTCCTGCTGAAGGGCCGGGGACTACCGGACGAAGCCCTTGGGCCTCTCTTCGCGACGATGTTGCTCTCGACTTCCCTCGGCGCGTTGCTGGCGAGGAAACTTGAACCGTCCCCGAAAACAGTCACCCTGACGTCTACCCTGCTCGGCGTTGAGGTTGCTCTCCTTGGCCTCGTACCCGACCTCTGGGGGAGCGTGGCTCTCCTCTTCGCGGTAGAGGTTACCCTCGGGGCGAGGGGACCGCTGATGGCAGTCCTTAGGAACGACCTCATTCCCTCGGAAGTCCGCTCGACGGTCAGCTCGACGCTGGGCACAATGGGAAGCGGGTTCACGGCGATTGCAAACGTTGCGATAGGCCTGCTCGCCGGAAAGTTCGGGCTCGGCACGGCCTACCTCGTGGCCGGCCTGACCGGGGCCCTTTCGGCCCTGCCAATCTGGGGATTAACCTTTTTAAGCGCCCCCGGCGAAGGGGGTAACATCCCGGAAAAACCCGGTGGAAGGTGA
- a CDS encoding NADH-quinone oxidoreductase subunit D-related protein encodes MMALSAVFRRNGNYLTVWLDYDTGEALIREEERLPDRKIAPALVGETTPYIRIPPGSNAVPLTFGPAAGGLGQAGAFEILTYGERIVSIRPVYGYKRRGIEGRLINRPLEETIAVLERAVGNFALAYTYAFLRAVEANPDEDVWEVRKGLLEIERLYNHFNVIHKLAGDASQKVATMHFHWLEEETLRVLNRLTGHRYGFGANVPGGVRILDGRAVERLGKLKEEFRELREELLESKIFIDRLHNTCRLSREDVIELDAVGIASRGSGVPRDVRAFDRFYSYKPVTCEDGDALARLMVRMEEIERSFEIIEGIDFRALSSDPAVKGGLNLGLAEAPHGDVLTLVELRDGRVSWIGLRGASRINYVAFCRGITGNIFTDFPFGLHSFGLNFADADLWQGGEE; translated from the coding sequence ATGATGGCTCTCTCGGCCGTTTTCAGGAGGAACGGGAACTATCTAACGGTCTGGCTCGACTACGACACGGGCGAGGCGCTCATCAGGGAAGAGGAGAGACTGCCGGACAGGAAGATTGCGCCCGCTCTTGTTGGTGAGACCACGCCTTACATCAGAATCCCGCCGGGAAGCAACGCGGTTCCCCTCACCTTCGGTCCCGCCGCCGGTGGCCTGGGGCAGGCCGGGGCCTTCGAGATACTCACCTACGGCGAGAGGATAGTCTCGATAAGGCCCGTCTACGGCTACAAGAGACGGGGAATCGAGGGGAGGCTGATAAACCGCCCGCTGGAGGAGACCATAGCAGTCCTTGAGAGGGCCGTCGGGAACTTCGCCTTAGCTTACACCTACGCCTTTCTGAGGGCCGTTGAGGCCAACCCCGACGAAGACGTCTGGGAGGTCAGGAAGGGCCTCCTCGAGATTGAGAGGCTCTACAACCACTTCAACGTCATCCACAAGCTCGCTGGGGATGCATCTCAGAAGGTCGCGACGATGCACTTCCACTGGCTCGAGGAAGAAACGCTCAGGGTTCTCAACAGGCTGACCGGCCACCGCTACGGCTTCGGCGCGAACGTTCCTGGAGGGGTTAGAATCCTCGACGGAAGGGCCGTTGAAAGGCTGGGGAAGCTCAAGGAGGAGTTCCGCGAGCTGAGGGAGGAGTTGCTTGAGAGCAAGATATTCATCGACCGTCTCCACAACACCTGCCGGCTGAGCAGGGAGGACGTAATCGAGCTCGACGCCGTTGGGATAGCGTCGAGGGGTTCAGGGGTCCCGAGGGATGTTCGGGCCTTCGACAGGTTCTACTCCTACAAACCGGTGACGTGCGAGGACGGAGACGCCCTTGCGAGGCTCATGGTCCGCATGGAGGAAATAGAGCGCTCCTTCGAGATTATCGAGGGAATCGACTTCAGGGCGTTGAGTTCTGACCCTGCGGTTAAGGGGGGCCTCAACCTCGGACTGGCGGAGGCCCCGCACGGTGACGTTCTTACGCTCGTGGAGCTGAGGGACGGCAGAGTTTCGTGGATTGGCCTCAGGGGAGCGTCGAGGATAAACTACGTGGCCTTCTGCAGGGGCATAACAGGGAACATCTTCACGGACTTCCCCTTCGGACTGCACAGCTTTGGCCTGAACTTCGCGGATGCAGACCTCTGGCAGGGGGGTGAGGAGTGA